The Rhinoderma darwinii isolate aRhiDar2 chromosome 11, aRhiDar2.hap1, whole genome shotgun sequence genome window below encodes:
- the LOC142663536 gene encoding glutathione S-transferase P 1-like has protein sequence MSGFVLTYFPVRGRAEAIRLLLSDQGVSWKEDEVQIADWFAGKCDIKKQAVFGQLPQFKDGEFVLYQSNSILRYLGRKYGISGGNNQESALIDMVNDGVEDLRMKYSRLLFLEFETGKEKYEKDLPNQLSAFEKILSKNSNGTKFLVGDKISYADYNLLDLLQGHLNLFPTCLSTFPLLNAFIDRITARPKLSEYLKSEARNKRPIVPKK, from the exons A TGAGTGGATTTGTTTTAACCTATTTCCCAGTGAGGG GTAGAGCGGAGGCCATCCGTCTGCTCCTTAGTGATCAAGGGGTTTCATGGAAAGAGGATGAAGTGCAAATTGCAGACTGGTTTGCTGGAAAATGTGACATTAAGAAACAGGCG GTTTTCGGTCAGCTGCCCCAGTTTAAAGATGGGGAGTTCGTTCTATATCAGAGTAACAGCATTCTGAGATACCTCGGACGCAAATACG GTATTTCTGGGGGTAATAACCAGGAGAGCGCGCTCATCGACATGGTGAACGATGGGGTCGAGGACCTGAGAATGAAGTACAGCCGTTTGCTCTTCTTAGAGTTT GAGACCGGTAAAGAAAAGTATGAGAAAGATCTTCCCAATCAGCTGTCAGCATTTGAGAAGATTCTCTCCAAGAATTCCAACGGAACCAAATTTCTGGTTGGAGATAAG ATCTCATATGCAGATTACAACCTCCTGGACCTCCTGCAGGGTCACCTTAACTTATTCCCAACATGCCTttccacatttcctctccttaatGCATTCATCGATCGCATTACTGCCCGTCCTAAACTTAGCGAGTACTTGAAATCTGAAGCTCGCAACAAGAGACCTATTGTCCCCAAAAAATAA